The genomic interval AGAAAGGACCAGGAGGCAAGGAAGGCCTTTGCAAGCCTTGCCCCAGAGGGACCCGGAGCGCTGACCTCTGCCCCCTGACGCCTGTGTTGCTGGTGTTTTTAGGTTCCCAGGTGGACTGAATCTCACTTCCTTGAGGCCTCTGAGCGCAAGGCCATGGCTCAGAAGAGCCCCACGGACAATGGCCTCAGCCTCCCCTACAGGGACCTGGCCTCGGAGGTGACCAGACGCAGGCTCACCATGACTACCAGGTACTCAGAgctggggtgtgtgggggggtgcctGAAGCTGCGGGAGACGCTGCTTCAAATGTAAATATATGCAAATGGATATATTTGCCTCTGGCAGCGAGGAAGCAAATTTTGTGAATGAGAAACTGCTTTGTCACCCACTATGTGGAAACCATCCTTTCACACGTGGTCCCTCCAGCAGTGACAATACTGCTGCTGGGATGAATTTCAGATCTATGGCTCTtaattggggtgggggggattaCTTTGATAATCAGATGGGAGTTATGGTGTACTCTCTTAGTATAAAAAGGCATGACTTAGGCAAGCTGGGGACAGCACAGACTCCCTGATGCTCACCCCATTCCCAGCGAGGTGATAAGCTCCCTGCAGGCAAGGACTGTTTCGTCCCCACCACAAGCCTGGTGTCCAGAACTGTGCTCCTGGGGCtctgagaaagaagatacctcACAGCTCTCTGGCCCAAAAAGGAGGGTGGTGTGCCTGCtgctgaaggggggggggggggagctaagaCACTGGTTAAAgttgaattttagataaacaacAACAGCAACGAAAATATATTTGGCGAAAGTACACCTGTGCCCTATATGGGATGCGCTTCTAGTTGTTTCTCTACCATGCCCATTTCTCTGGCAGCCATATTGTCATTTCCTAACCTGGCGAGCCTGTGTTGGTCACTGAGGAGGTCCTCCTCTCTCTGATCAGAAGACATCCGAGTATAAAGGTATATAAAGAACACAGGACTCCCGCTAATGTTAAAACGGAGCTCTATGGAAACTCATGTTCATCACAAGGTCCTGTGTGGAAGCAGAGACTAGACTTCCCCAtgggagggcaggggctggaggaggtaGGTGGGGCTTCTTGACTCACAGCAAGTGCCTGCAGGTTACCCGTGGCGGTCACATGGATTTACGGGTGATATCATCTAGTTCTAACGAAGGTCCAAGTGGCCTAACGAATTTCTGCCAAGAAACCAGGGttgaaataatattaagaaaGCAGATACGAGTAAAGAACAAAAATTCACAGGGCGGACCCTTCTGAATCGTCAGGTTCAGTATACGCttaaaaataatgactttatTAAAAACCTGgtaagtgagagaaaaaaatgtaaaaagtgttGACTTTGAAAATATGGGCCTCTGTGTTGTTCACAATGCTTCTTGACCTTCGAGTTTACTGGAGATATTAGTGAACTGATGGATGACATACAATTTCTTAGTTAACATGGACTTGGGTTGTTGGAAACCTTTACTGATCAGGGTATGTGGCAAGTTTAACACGGGTGGCTCAGGTTGTCTCCAGGGACTGTGGTCACTGTAACATCCACACAAGGAAGGAGAGGCTCCCCAATTCCGGGGCCTCTCCTAGCTcacacatgcccccccccccccatcaccccACAGTCCCTGAGCAACGCTGGGCGTCAGCAGCTCCGGCGCTGAGCTTGTGGTTGGGAGGTTTGAGTCTGCATTCTAGTTCTTCTGCCTTTTACTGGCCACAGGACCAGAGTAAATGGCTCTCGGCCTCAGCTTCCTGGGCTGAAGAGCTTCTTGTGAGATGTGGCTGAGAACCAGCCTGGTGTTCATTTCTAGTTCATGTCCCTGGAACATAGCAGGTGGCCGGGCCGGGCAGGGGAGAGCTGTTTAAATCTGTGTCTAGCACTGGACGGGCTACTCCTCCTTCCTTGGAGgtaggatgggggtgggggggccaggCAGATAGGACAGGTGTAGTGCCTGTAGGGCTGGAGGGGCTGAGAAAAGCTGAAATGTCAGTGAAACCCTGGGACTGAGTTTGCCCTGGGTGGCTGGGCCCTGGGGCGCTGGCTGGTAGGGGTGGACCCCAGGGCCATCTGTCCCACCTACCCTGAGACAGCCACGCTCCCTCTGAGAAACACTGACTCACAGGAAGTGTCAGAGCACGTTTCCACCAGGGGACCGTGCTATCAGCATCTGTAGACAGGTCAGAAAGGGTGTCTTCCCAGATGGGAAATGGTCCTCTTCAGTGGTGGGGGTCTGGACGgttctctttgtcttctttttaaaaatcctgtcgTTGTTTACATTGCATTCATGGTGCCTTTTCTCCCAGAGAAGAGACGTTTCCCGGGAGACCTGACGAAGCCAGGGAGATGCTGTCCCATTTGGATTTGGATCAAGTCTCTCCCCTTGGCGTGGCCGACCCCTCAGTCCCCCCAGCCCCGCCTCCCTCTCCAGCTGAGGACCCTAGTGTCTCCTAAGGCACACAAGTGTCAGTCACTTTGAGATGAACTTGGCAGTAAAACTCCGGAAAACCGTTTCCGGGAAGCCCTTGGGTTGTCTGTTTTTGAAGACCGTTTTGGGAAGACCTTTGTTCTtgctttcctgtttttcttctcctCACCCCCTGCTGCCCACCGTCAACCTCACAAATGCCCTTGACGTCATCTCTGGTCCTTCGAGTCCAGTCTCtgatgtgtgtatgtatttatctTTAATTTCTGGCCCACTATAGAACACATAGGGTAATCAGCTgagtttgaattaaaaaaaaaaaaagatactagtcAGGCCTCCACGTTTATTACTAGATGCAGATGATGAGAAGCCCAGGCTTCTGTGACCACGAAGCTCTGAGCTCTGGAGAACCCGGAGGTATTGGGGGTTTTCAGAACTCAGCCTGAGACCCGACAGTTTTATGCCCTGTTACAGCCTAACCGAGTGGCTCCCTGTCTCCCGTGCTGGGGCTAGGCGGGTGGCCTTTCACTTTTGTGGACAGTATTTCTAACGTTCGCGTCAAGGGGAGTTAAGCCAAGTTCAGACTGCGAAAGGAGAGAACTGTCACCTGAATGACAGCTGACTGCAGAGACCACGCTGGGGAGAAACAGAGGGCTCAGACCCCGAACTCGGGCTCCCATAGATCCCCAAAGCACCTCTTGGGACTCCCACGGCCCTCTGGACAGTTCAGAAGGGTCAAAATGTGACCATTCAAATTCATGATTGGGAAATGTCCTCGGGTGACACCTTTTGTTCCATTTGCTTCTACAGAGAGTCTTCAAAGGGGTTCTCTTGTCCGGCCTGCCCTTAAATGCGCTCAGGTGCTCTGGCCTGCACAGCTGGTGGCCGTGGTGTTGGTATGGAAGGCAGGTGCTTCCCCGCGGTCTGCTGCAACAACATgggtcacgggggggggggtacatGTGGGGCCTCTGACATTGCCAGCTGAGCGTCTGACATTGACATGACGTCATCTCAGTCATAGGAAGGAACAGCCTGCATTGTCCAATGGTGTAGCCAGTTAGCCACAGGTGATCATTtaagtttcatttaaaataaaataaaataggaaactcagttcctcagtcacactagccacatgTCAAGTGCCCAGCAGTAACTCGTGACTCGTGGCTCCCATGTCGGAGGGTGCCAATATAATAAAACGTGACTCTCATTACAGAAAGCACTACTAGAGAGCCAGCTGGGACAGAGGctgagtgacttgtccaaggtgacACAGCCAGGGAAGGACAGACCCTGGGAGCGGGAAGGGTGAGCAGGACAAACAGATGAACTGTTGTGGTATATAGCTTTATCTCCCGCTGTTTCTGAGCAAGTTTCAGGATGGTTGTTTTCTTCCCCGCTCATTTGTTCAATAACTATTCTTCAGGACCTACTGTGTGAGCAGGGCACGGTTCCAGGGACGTATCACTGTACAGAACAATCCATACCTGACCGCAGGAGTTTACATTTCAATGTGGGAACGTGTACACAGTGGAAACAGTGAATTATATGTTAGGAAATAATAGAaggaaaagaagttttaaaataaaagacagggaagacttggccagctggctcagcatctggcttgtggaagtcccaggtttgattcccggtcagggcacacaggagaagcactcatctgcttctccacccttctccctctccttcttctctgtctcattcttcccctcccacagccaaggttccattggagcaaagttggcccaggctctgacgatggctccatggcctccgcctcaggcgctagaatggctctggttgcaacgaagcaacaacccagatgggtggagcatcgccccctggtgggcatgctgggtggatcccggctaggtacatgcggaagtctgtctaccgccccccacttctccctttggaaaaatacaaaaaaataataagagagggagaagaaggtcaGACGTGGTAGGTAGAGGATGCAGCAATTCAGTTGTGATTTTTAAATAGTGTGGTCTGGGTCCGGCCCCTTAGGACGTTGACGCATGAGGAAGGACTTGGGAACAGAGATGATGTCAGGGACAGAAGGATGAGTCAGTGCATAGCCCAGAAGACTGAAGCGTGCCTGGTTGTCCCAAGGACCGTAGGAGGTCTGCAGGGTTGGCTGGAGTGCAAGGAATTGGGGGACACTGGGAGAAGACACGTCAcagtggtggggggaggaggcagaTTCACGTGGACGAGATGGGATGCGGTGGAGGGTTTGCAGAGAAGGAGAGGCGTGGTCTGGCTTGTGTGTCAGGGGGTCACTCTGGCTGCCCGGgggagcagaggccacagggtGGGCAGGCGGTTGGAGTAATCCAGGAGAAAGACCACGGGGGGTGTGGACAAGGAGCAGCTCgagcaggggcggggggttggggagTGGTGAGGCTGGAGAAAGGcaactccagaaaaaaagaaagagcttagATTCCAGAGAGTTCCTGACAGGCCCCTGTGTGCCAGAAAGTGTGGAGCACGAGAAAGCGGAGGTGACGTTTACTGGTTCTGGGGAAAGCACCTATCGGTGACAGAGTCCCCAGGGAAGTAAGCCTGCAGCAGCAGAAAGACAGAAGGTGCCTGGGAGGTATCAGGGAGAAAGGGCCTGAGCACCTGGATTTCCTGTGGCGCAGGTGAGCTCCTGAAAGGTCCCTGCATCCCTGGTGGGACACAGAACAGTCGAGGAAAGAGCCGCACGGCTGGTGGGCTGGCCGTCAGACTGGGGAGGACACCGCAGTTGGAACAGGACATGAAGGTGCGGATGCCAGCAGCCAACGCCGGGGCCTGGGCTGATGACTGAAGCCAGGCATGATGGGTAACTCTGCCTGGATCTCCCCCCACCCAACCTCGCTTAGCTCAACCACAGAGGCCACGTGGGAGAGGACGGGGAAGAGGAGAACTCTGAATGGACTGAAAAAGCTACTGGAACAGAGTTCAAGCTGAATGGACAAGAGGAAGCACTCTGGCCATTCGGTCTGATTGCATGTGAGCCTCCAGCTAGAAATTAAGTTCAGTTATTGCAAAATCATGCTCTGAGGTTTGCTCCCCTGAGGTTGTGGTTTATGGAATCCATGCCCATGACAGCAAGTAAGAACCAGTGTAGAGTGATGGAGAAGAGGATGTGGGctcaggagaggggagaggctggTTCCAGAAGGACCCAGAGCACTGGGAGATGGGGCTGGGAATCTGTGCGTtccactgtgtgccaggtgtctctctctctcacacacacacacaccacacaccacacacctgGAGCACCCTGCCATCACTGCTCCCAACACAAAGGAATTCTTGGATGGTTGGAATCTGCACTCTTCCCTTATGCAAAATATCCCACACTCTCCAAGGAGAATGGTGTGCACAATCATTTTATTGCACGGGCAAAGGTGGAATACCCACCCGGACTCACAGGAAGCGTGAGAAGCCACTAGAGTCAGTGCCTCTTACGTGAGTTCAGAGCTGGCCGCAGGGCCTTTCCTCTCCCGGCAGAAGGACTGCTGCTCCCTGCGGCTGGAGCTAACCGTGCAGCGGGCACATGCCTGCCCCTGCCCGCCAGCCTGTTGCCCCCTCCTCCACCAAACATCTTATCCTTTCCAGCCAGTGAAAGCCATTTATGAAAAGCCCTGTGGTTTTCATGAAGAAACGACTACATATTAGAGCTTTTGCCCCAAATTGCCAGAAAACTTACACTATTTTGGCTAGACAGCCCTTGAAAAGCTGACCAAAGAAAAGCATATCTATTGTGAAACTACAGGCCCAGGCTGCCATCCCTACAGAGTCAGACACGTGATGACACACGCCCCCTGGAGTAGCAAGCGCAAGCTTGGGACGCAGAGGAAAGCTGTGTGGGCTCTGTCTGGCTGCCCGCTATCCCCTCGGGAGCCCCTGATGTCCCCTCCTCCTGCCGTTTCTGACAGCGTGGCTCTGTCACATCTTGGAGAGCCTGATGTCGTAGGTGACCATGTTGAAGTTGTCCCAGGCGAAGAGCTTCTTCTCCAGCGGGTTGTAGTCGATCATGCTGCTGTACTTGTACCGGTTCTTGAACGGGATGGCCAGGGCCTTGCTGCTGCCCGTGCCCGTGTCGTACGCGAAGTTGACCGTGGCCTCAGGCGACGAGTAGCTGCTGACGGTGTACAGGGTGCCACAGATGACAAAGGCGTTGGCCACCGACTGCTTCCGAATGTTCGTCTCCCAGGTTTGTTCACGCTCCAGACTCTCCAGGTGCAGCCTGGAGAGGACAATGGCCCCCTTGGCCTCCTCGGTGCTGTAGATGACCCAGAGGCCAGCCTCGTCCACTGCCAGGTCGATGTCGGTGTAGCCGCCCCAGGAGTACGGGAACTGTCCGTGGTAGCCCGCTCCGGGGAGCTCCTTCTCGGCCTTCACTGTCTCGGAGCTCAGCTCATACCGGATCAGCGTTCTGGACTCGGCCCCCTGGAAGTAGAGGCTCCCCCCGTAGACCACGGCACCTGTGCTTTCCAGCGGCCGGGGCAACACGTGGACCTTGGACGGGTAGCCCTGGGTGAACTGGCTGAGGAGGCTGTACTCAAACACCTGGCGGACGGCCGTGCCCACCGTGTCCACCCTCCACGTGGTCTCCCGGGTGTAGGGGTAGACGGGCTTGGGGTCTCGCATCCACACGCCGTACTTGCCCGTGATGGTCTCAGCTGTTCTCAGAGTGATGGGCTCTCCCACCCACGTGAGTTCTCCACACCCTGGGGAGGGAAAAACACACCCAACAAAATCACTCACGCGCTGTCTCTCCACGATGTGGAGCTGGCAGGAGCCAGGGACCCAGAGATGGACTGTCTGGGCTTAAATCCTGGCTTTGCCATCTGCTGCTGCCTGTGTGACTTTCAATAAGTCACTttgctctctgaacctcagttttcttatttgtaaggAGGATAATCAGTGTTTGGGGTAGGATAGTAGGGCTGTTGTAAGTATGCAGTGTAATAAGATATGTTAAGTGCTTGGTTAGAGTAAATGGCCAACAAATGTTAGGTGATCATATGTGTGATCGTAATTGACCCTTGACAGATATTCGACTTACATTGGCTGGGGTCTCCTGCATGTTCATGATAGTATTCTTTATAACTTTCATATATAATTtatctcattatttaaaaaaataattagacaaAAATCAAGTCATTATAACAATCTCTATAAAACAGTGTTTCAAGCCCTAATTGAACCATGTCTCAGGcatcattttttggggggggtgacagagacagagagagggacagatagggacagacagacaggaagagaaagagatgagaagtatcaattcttcattgaggcaccttagttgttcattgattgctttctcatatgtgccttgactggggggctacagcagactgagtgaccttgggctcaagccagagacctcagggtttcgaacctgggtcctccagtcccagtccaatgctctgtccactgcgccaccacctggtcaggctcaggcatTATTGTAATACAATAAAACctgaatataattttaaacatgTAAGAAAAAGgcggtttgtttttttttaaaaagcaaacaatttaGCTTTAGCAGAGTCACAACAGATTTCTCCACTTTCACAGAatttccttatagcaggtgaaaACTTCCTTGAGAAGGTGCTCAGACCTCAGGGAGTCCTACTATGACTATTTCCAAATGCCCCCTCCCCCGGCTAGCAATAACTGTCGATAACAGTGAGAGTCATGATTTCTGAAAACCACAGCCTATGTCGTAACGTCACACCCTCAGGAGACCTTGGAGGGGACACCTATATTCTTCCTAAGTacccaaaattcaaaaaagatGCCATTAGTAACAGCCTGTGTGCTCAGAGGGCGCATGGGGTCTACCTGGCCCTAAAATGAAGATCGGAGGGGGCCGCTGAAAAATGTCATTGTTCAGGTGTAATCAAGGCAATGTGACAATCACGTGGGTGAGACAGACACATCTCTTATCTTCCCCGACTGCAGTCCATCCCAGCCCAGCGCACTATCCCAAGTGTGGGTCACGAGACACAGGGCTTTCCTGGGGACAGGCCGCTGTCCTGCTGCTGACCCTGGAGAGGCCGCAGACACAGGACCAGATGCAGCTCAAGACCCCATGGGcacaaaagaaaacatgtctaacTCCATACCAGTGTCCCCCTCTTCGCTCCCAGGGTTGCCAGGCACACTCTCCTGCAAAATTCGGGAAGCAGGCACCTCAGTTAATTCGGACTTCAGTTCCTGGAAGCCCGTGTTCTCCAGAGTCCATCCAGGATCTGtaataaaagaaagagacaatATTGTACCGTGAGGAGGGCTGGCCCGACAGCCAGGTTGAGGATGGCATTCCAATAGGCTTCCGAAGAGATGATGAAGTTTGAGAACTGTTTGGAGACAGTGAatgggtggtggggggagataaAACAACACTGGACTTGGCTGACGGCTGTCAGAGATGGGAGGTGGGTCCGCTGGGGTGCCAGGCATTCTCTCCACTTCAGTGCATGTTGGAAAAATCCCATAATGAAAAGCTCACAAATAATAAATTGCATAGCAATGTGCTAGGTAGGCATAGAATAGGGTATTCAAAATAAGATCAGGGCAGCTTGCACACCATTAAAATAACTCCCACTTGAAGGTCTGATTTCTGAGTAGGGATGATATATGATTCAGGGATAATTAGGAAGGTCCCCTCAGCTTTTTCTGGGGTACCTGGAATTCAATGACAGTTTCCTGAATGATTtggggcttttatttttattttgctgtaaGGCAAATGTTCTTATAATAATAAGCACATTAAGCTTTACATGCTCAGTTAAAACATTCTGTCAGATCTTTGTCTGAGACCAGCTTTGGACAAGAAACAGAGTGCAGGATTCTTACAGGAACTTAAGGGAGGGTTAGAGccacagagaagagaagaggtgTGGTGACGTGGTTGGACACTGTCACCATGCTCTGCCACATGTCGCTGCTTTGGCTTTGGGTTATGGTCATCCGGGGGTCGTTGAGTACAAGGAGAAAGCAGCAGCCACAAGAAGCAGGCTTAGCTGCTTTAAAATGTAAGTttgtgacctgacctgtggtggtgcagtggataaagcacgtGGTGCTGGGGGTGGCATTTGGGGGTGGGCGGGCAGCTGGACCACTCCATCCCTTCCCTTTCAAGATCTGCAGTGCTCCCACCCCTGTCTTTGGCTGTGGCCACTGTTCCACTGGCCTTCATGGGAGTGTGACTGCCTGGGGATGTCCCCCAGTCTAGAGTGGGCTGGCGAGCAGGTACGCCAAAATGCAGAGCCAACTGAGGGAAGCCTCGGTTCGTGAAAGCGGCTAGGATTGTCCTATAACTGAGTGACCTACTGAGAGAAAAGCAGAGACATACACCTACAAATTAGTGAGAAGAaacttgagaaaataaatgtcctcTTTAGACACAGAGGAAATAAAGTGGGGGGaaatcacccccacccccagaaataGGTATTTCCACAGGTGACTTCCTTGGAGATAGCTAAAATACTGGCACTAAATACGGACATGCGGCTTCTTTATAAAAAGAGATGATAGGTATTTGTTAATCACCTTTCCACATTTCAAAGCAGTTTCACATAAATTATTCCACCTAGTGTCTTCACAAGTTTTAGAGGaatacagagatagaaaagtgcTTTCAGATTGTATTTCGCGCCTAATTTAATTGCTGCTGAGCGCCTCCTGGGAGCCAGGTATGAGGCTAGGTGCTTGCTCTTGTGACCTCTATTCCACACAACAATCCTGAAAGTGAACATCCTTCTCTTCGTTTTGCAAATGTgtaagctgaggctcagaggggttaagcaacttgctcaaggtcacacagctggttaaGTGGAGGGTCTAGGACTTGAATGCATGTCTGCCACGGCCACAGAGGTGGTGAACCTTTCCACCCTGTGGGGGGAGGTGTGTCAATTGTAAACACATTACCTCTCAGGGCTGAATGCACCTTCTATACGTGCTCTGGGAAAAGCAAGGCATTTCTCCTTTGCAGTGAGTGCCATGTTAGGCTTTCTCAGTAGAGGGCGCTGTGGGGACACAGTGGGGAGGCAGGTCTGCCGTCTTCTGCAGAGCCTGAGTTGGCCTCCTGAGTGTGAGGACCCTGGTGGAGCACAGTAAGTCTTGCCTGGCCACAGCCTTTCCACAGCCCTCTCGACAGGGAACCCAGAGTCCCTGCCTGGGTACCCTCCTGGCTCAGCACGGCTCCTGCTGCTTGTCCCTGACACCACTGCCTCCCCCACTCAACAGGTGGCTGGTCTCTTCACCTGCCACTGGGGGGTGGCCTTTGCAGCTCTGGACCAGCTCTCTACCATCTGATGGGCTGAACCCGCCATCCTACTCGGGTCCCACCCCCTTCAAGGTGTCCTTCCTCAGCCCGAGGTGCCAAGTTGAGTTCACTTACATCTCATTACTCTTTTATCATTGTTAATAATTCATTACATTCAACGTCCCCAACCTAACCTGCTATGTGGACCCAGAATGGTACCTGAGGCTACACGGAACCTTAAAGATATTGCTGTCTCTTTCCCCCTCCATcactccacctctccctccctctctctctgtccctcccctccctccctcacaccctCCTCTTTCTACCACACTTTAAGGGAGCCCCACCTCATGTGCCTTTGAAGTAAACAAGAACTGCGGTGAAACCTCCTGCAGGGAGCAGCCTCCAGGATGACTGCAGGCCAGCTCTCTGTGGGCAGGTGGCTGGCTGCACTGTGCGCCCCTTGGCTCCTTCTGGGTCGTGTCAGCCACAGCACCTGGCAGCGAGCGAGCGGCCAGATTCCCAGAGCTGAGCCGTCTGGCTGGCCTGAGCACCAAGGCTTGGGGGAGAGGGGGCAAGTCCTCAAGGTCCAAAGGCCCAAAGGCAGGGAAGCAGTTGGGCAAAGGGACCTGGACCAGGCCAGAAGTTGTAGCTTTCTAGCTCAGTCCTGCCATGggcctgctgtgtgaccttgggcccattatgtaacctctctgagccttggtctaCTTagctcaaaatataaataaaatggtccTTGATATAAACGtgtcaaaataaacatttcttgggAATGTTTCAAAATCATAACTCATTtggaatgtgtatgtgtgtgtgtgtggggggagaagtTATTAAAAATACTAAGGACTATATTGTATCAGACTATTAAACATTTTTAGGGCTTTGTTCGTGTCTATTACAAAATTCTGAAAATCTTCTGCATATTCTCCCCCATCTCCCATACCTCTGCTTTATAGAAACTTTCTAGAGAGCTTACCCCAGAAACAAAATTTATATCAACTTGCCTGTATATACAAGGGGTGTCCTCGGGTTATAATAGCCTCAACATACAACctttcgagtttacaatgctcactcctataaaaacttttaaaaattgagacatgagtatttcaacttactcattttttgtcattttttttctgttactacagtacaatatatttatatcctttcttttttctgtggcttacttgtgtttttatgttctagattatgattttacaactatgttaggataataggtaagtgacttaggctagggtgtgtttcgacttacaccaaaatttgggttatgtcactgtctcaggaacggaactgtgtcatagcCCGAGGACCCCCTGCATACACAAGGGAAGTGACCCTGTAATGATTTTTATAGTTATTTCCTACCACTGCCTGAAAAGTGAGGTGAGTGTTGTATAAATGCAGAGCGTGAAGAAGAATTAGGTGCCCACATGGTGGCAGCTTGCCCCGAGTACTCTGGGAAAGTGAAGGTTAGCTGGCAGACTATGGTCCTGGGTGCTGTTCCAACACCCACATTCTCTAGAATCCGTGTGTGTGACAGAATCATATTTTAAAGCAATGGAGGAGCTCAAGCAAAAGACACCCTTTGTATCTATGAGCCATTTTCTGAGAGGCTGTTCTGTGCTGGCGACCCCCCACCCATGACTTAACCTGCATGAGAACCCCATGAGGGGCTGCCAGCTGCAGGCAAGGAGCCTGAACCCGCAGTGCCTGTGTTGAACACCTGCGGTGTCCCCCCCTGCACATCCTGCCCATCTTTTCCCTGCTGTTGCTGTGGCCACCTGCCTGGAGCAGGTGTCACCTGCTGGAACCTgcccccagctcctcctccccagctACTCTGACGTTCCCCAAGCTCCAGCCTGGTGCCCACATCTGTGTGTATAGCCAATGGGATGACCCTCTGCCATCGGTTCTGGTGCATGTCCCCTTCCTCTGCTGCATTCTGCACCGTGAGCCTTGCCGCCCACTGAGGTGACAGCTGGAGAACCCCCCCCACCCTGGtagctctcctcccttctctgtctcattcACCCCTGTCCCCGCTTCTCCCTGGGGTGTGGCCC from Saccopteryx leptura isolate mSacLep1 chromosome 2, mSacLep1_pri_phased_curated, whole genome shotgun sequence carries:
- the MYOCOS gene encoding myocilin opposite strand protein, producing MAQKSPTDNGLSLPYRDLASEVTRRRLTMTTREETFPGRPDEAREMLSHLDLDQVSPLGVADPSVPPAPPPSPAEDPSVS
- the MYOC gene encoding myocilin, which produces MPAVRLLLLACLLWGVGARTAQLRKANDRSGRCQYTFSVASPNESSCPEQGQAMSAIQDLQRDSSAQHSDLEDLKARLGSLEGLLRRLALTQGAGPAETLEGPQSRLGPLTREQEQLETQARELETAYNNLLRDKAVLEEERQRLRAENADLAQRLESSSQELERLRRGQCPPARRTSQAVPLGPREDPGWTLENTGFQELKSELTEVPASRILQESVPGNPGSEEGDTGCGELTWVGEPITLRTAETITGKYGVWMRDPKPVYPYTRETTWRVDTVGTAVRQVFEYSLLSQFTQGYPSKVHVLPRPLESTGAVVYGGSLYFQGAESRTLIRYELSSETVKAEKELPGAGYHGQFPYSWGGYTDIDLAVDEAGLWVIYSTEEAKGAIVLSRLHLESLEREQTWETNIRKQSVANAFVICGTLYTVSSYSSPEATVNFAYDTGTGSSKALAIPFKNRYKYSSMIDYNPLEKKLFAWDNFNMVTYDIRLSKM